The following proteins are encoded in a genomic region of Necator americanus strain Aroian chromosome II, whole genome shotgun sequence:
- a CDS encoding hypothetical protein (NECATOR_CHRII.G8391.T1), whose amino-acid sequence MTRFKNKVVIVTGSTSGIGAATALLFAKEGARVTVTGRNEKGAKETIDAIADIGVPEDRVLCVIADVTKAGDREKIVQSTVTKWGRLDVLVNNAGASITHGKTGFENNEDAYRDTMDLNLTSVLQLTNVARPHLIKSKGEVVNVSSIMGLNFGYPETPYYPIAKASLDQLTRCLSLDLIRHGVRVNGVSPGLVKTHFLNRMGLTKEQSEKAYNFYGTQRNCIPRGKFGEPSEIASVIAFLADRRSSSFIVGQTIVVDGGSSLIMGMYTYDLGRALIS is encoded by the exons ATGACGAGATTTAAAAACAAGGTTGTCATCGTAACAG GATCCACATCGGGTATCGGTGCCGCCACCGCTTTATTGTTCGCAAAGGAAGGAGCGAGAGTGACGGTTACAGGACGAAATGAGAAAGGTGCCAAG GAAACAATTGATGCAATTGCTGATATCGGCGTACCAGAGGATCGCGTTCTTTGTGTAATTGCGGACGTAACGAAAGCAGGTGATCGTGAGAAGATTGTGCAAAGTACTGTTACGAAATGGGGTCGTCTAGATGTCCTG GTAAATAACGCCGGTGCATCAATCACGCATGGAAAAAcaggttttgaaaataatgaggATGCCTATAGGGATACAATGGATCTAAATCTAACCAG TGTTCTGCAGCTCACAAACGTGGCTCGACCTCATCTGATTAAGAGTAAAGGAGAAGTTGTgaatgttagcagcatcatgGGGCTGAACTTTGGA TACCCAGAAACACCGTATTATCCAATAGCGAAGGCGAGCCTGGATCAGTTAACCAGATGTTTATCGCTGGACCTAATTCGACATGGTGTACGTGTGAATGGAGTGAG TCCTGGCCTAGTAAAGACACATTTCCTAAATCGTATGGGTTTAACGAAAGAACAATCGGAAAAG GCGTATAATTTCTACGGTACACAAAGAAATTGCATTCCACGTGGGAAATTCGGCGAACCATCAGAAATCGCCAGCGTGATCGCATTTCTGGCTGATCGTCGTTCATCATCGTTTATCGTTGGACAAACGATTGTCGTTGACGGTGGTTCTTCGTTGATTATGGGAATGTACACCTATGATTTAGGAAGAGCCCTGAtttcttaa